In Dehalococcoidia bacterium, the sequence GCCCACCGCCTGCAGGACGATCACCGCGGCCTGCTTGCCGCCGCTGGTGGCGCCGGCGTTCAGCATCAGCGCCCAGGCGATGATGTACAGCACCACCACGCTCAGGTTCAGCGCCATGTGCGTGATCGCCATCGTCTGCGCGTCGCTGCCGCGCGCCAGCGTGAAGAAGTCGCCGAAGCCGGGCAGCGCCGCCACCAGGGCGATGATCCAGGCGGCGAAGCTGGTCCAGAAGGCGATGTCGTACCAGCTGCGGCCGCCGCCGGCGGCATGCACGATCGACGCGATCAGCGCCCAGATAAACAGCCCGATCGGCAAGGAAACCAGAGCCGGATGCAGCGGATGCCCGGCGATCGCGAACTTGCTGCGCATGTTTTCCCTCGCATTCCATGGCCCGTAGGGGCGCGGCTCGCGGGGTACGGTTGGGACAAGTGTACGCCCGTGCATCGGCGCTGCAAATGCCTCGCCACGGGTTCCACTGGCCGGCGAACGTGGCCCCGAGCGGTATGGGCACGCCGTGCGGGCAGTGTTAAGCGGTGTTAAGCAGTGTTAAAATGAACATATGAGCGAAAACGGACGGCACGACACGCTGGGGCGCATCCGTATCGGCACGGCCTCGTGGACGGACAAGAGCCTGATCGAGTGCGGCCGCTTCTATCCGCCGGAGGCGAAGACGGCCGAGGCGCGGCTGCAGTTCTACGCCAGCCAGTTTCCGATCGTGGAGGTCGATTCTTCCTACTACGCCATGCCCGCCGAGCACACGGCCGGCCTCTGGGTGGAGCGCACGCCGGACGGCTTCGTCTTCGACATCAAGGCCTACGCGCTCTTCACCCAGCACCCGACGCCGCCGCGCTCGCTGCCGAAGGATCTGCGCGAGGCGCTGCCCGACGAGCTGGGCGCGAAGCGCAACCTCTACTACCGCGACCTGCCGGCGAGCCTGCAAGACGAGCTCTGGCGCCGTTTCGCCGCGGCGCTGCTGCCGCTCGACAGCGCCGGCAAGCTGGGCGTGGTGCTCTTCCAGTTCCCCAAGTGGTTCCTGCCCGGCCGCGAAAGCCGTGCCTACCTCGCCGCCCTGCGCGAGCGGCTGCCGCAGTACACGCCCGCCGTCGAGTTCCGCAACCCGCTCTGGCTGGACGCGGAGCACACGCCGGGCACCCTGGCGCTGCTGCGCGAGCACGGCTATCCCTTCGTCTGCGTGGATGAGCCGCAGGGCACGCCGGCCAGCGTGCCGCCGATCGTGGCGGCCACGGCCGAGACGGCGGTGGTGCGCTTTCACGGCCGCAACGCCGCCACCTGGGCGGCGCGCGACGTGGGCGTCTCGGCGAAGTACGACTACCAGTACACGGACGCCGAGCTGCAGGGCTGGCTGCCAGGCATCGAGCAACTGGCCGAGCAATCGAGCGATGTGCATGTGCTGATGAACAACTGCGTGGAAGACAAGGGCATCCGCAACGCGCAGGACCTGGCCCGCCTGCTGCGCGAGGCGCC encodes:
- a CDS encoding DUF2231 domain-containing protein, whose translation is MRSKFAIAGHPLHPALVSLPIGLFIWALIASIVHAAGGGRSWYDIAFWTSFAAWIIALVAALPGFGDFFTLARGSDAQTMAITHMALNLSVVVLYIIAWALMLNAGATSGGKQAAVIVLQAVGTGLLALSGWLGGELVYRHHLAMVPDDAELAQAEDRVHHAGRPGLQGR
- a CDS encoding DUF72 domain-containing protein, which gives rise to MSENGRHDTLGRIRIGTASWTDKSLIECGRFYPPEAKTAEARLQFYASQFPIVEVDSSYYAMPAEHTAGLWVERTPDGFVFDIKAYALFTQHPTPPRSLPKDLREALPDELGAKRNLYYRDLPASLQDELWRRFAAALLPLDSAGKLGVVLFQFPKWFLPGRESRAYLAALRERLPQYTPAVEFRNPLWLDAEHTPGTLALLREHGYPFVCVDEPQGTPASVPPIVAATAETAVVRFHGRNAATWAARDVGVSAKYDYQYTDAELQGWLPGIEQLAEQSSDVHVLMNNCVEDKGIRNAQDLARLLREAPDVAPAVAPPRGEGQPAPQPRLL